A region of the Clostridium estertheticum subsp. estertheticum genome:
GTTAATCGTTCAGGGGAGGTCAATGATCTAATTTTAGCTATAAAAGGTGGACAAACTATAAAAAAAGAGCCACATTACACACAAACGGCTGCATCTCATGATATTAATGACATCGGCAGTACTTATGTTGAAATTAATTTGAAAAAACAGCATTTATGGTTTTATAAAAATGGCTCTCTTGTTGTACAAGGAGATGTTGTTACTGGTGGTGTTAGCGATCATCATGAAACACCTAAAGGAGTTTATGCATTAAAATATAAGGAGAAAAATGCAACATTAAAGGGTGAGGGTTATAGTCAGCCTGTCGATGTTTTTATGCCATTTAATGGTGGAATTGGAATACACGATTTAGCTTCTAGACATTCATTTGGCGGAAGTGTATATTTGACAAATGGTTCTCATGGTTGTATAAATTGTCCACCTATTTTAGCAAAAACGATATATAACAATATTGATGCTAATACTCCAGTTATATGTTACTAGAATTAATTAACAAAATGGATTAGATTCTTAAAAATAAAGGTACAGAGTTGTAATAAACTCTGTACCTTTATTTTTTTTCTTTACATACAGGCAACAGCAATCATTTACTGATGGAGTAGTTTTACAAAATGAGTATGATTGCCATTGATATCATATATTCGTAGGCCTGAATTTTTAACAAAATAATATAATTAATCAAAAAAGTCAGTTTTGGATTTAAATTTATAAGCATGACCAATTTGAATAAGTATAGGGGGACTGGATATTACAAGGGTTTTCATCTAACTCAGACAATTCCTTTTTATCATCATGTTTCTTTTCACAATCGTACTTATCTTTATCTATAGGTTTATTATCATGTTTCCTTTCACAAATGCAATTATCTTTATCCGTAGGTTTATTATCAGATTTCTTTTCACAATCGTAATTATCTTTATCAGTAGGTTTATCATCATGTTTCTTTTCACAAATGCAATTATCTTTATCCGTAGGTTTATTATCATGTTTCTTTTTACAATCGTAATTATCTTTATCCGTGGGTTTATTATCAGGTTTCTTTTCACAATCGTAATTATCTTTGTCAGTAGGTTTATCATCATTTTTCATTTCATAATTACACTGGTCTTCACAATCATTTTTATCTTCACACCACTCTTCAGGATGGTAATTTATTTTAATATTAGGCATAACATCACGCTCCTTAGATTTATTTAATATATAATACGTAACTTAATAAAAAATGATACTAACATGTTCTTGATTAAATTTCATAATCAAAGTATTACAATAAGTAAATATACGGTAACGATTGCTTTGCTTATAACATATTATGTAAAAGGTCTTAAGACCCGAAAAAAGGAGGATTTACTTATGGAAAAGAATCAAACTACGCACCCTTGCGATAATTGCGGTGAAATTATTAGTTCCAAAACATTACCTTTAAGTAGTGGAGTTACAATTATACCAAGTGGTATTAGTGGACCTCTAGTCGCTAAAATCCCTGTAATAATAGGCGAAACAGAGATTCAAATAGATATTGAGGCTGAGTTTAATTTGAACGAACCATTTTATGAAATTAAAAGAATAAAGAAAAATGTATATTTAACTCAATGTAAATTACTACCTAGATCTGGAGTAGTTGCTGCAGATGGCACTCTCATTTCCGGAAAATTATTTATAAGTGGATTTGTAAGAAAAAATATAGAATATGCAACAGCTGACTGCATAGGGGATAAAGTTGTAAGTGGTAGAATAGCACACACAACAATTGATGTCCCATTTACAGCTGTTACAGAACTTGAATATTCAGTGCCACCAGTAATTAGTGTTCGTGGAGTTCAAACTGAGATAGATTTATTAAGTAGTTGTGGGTGTAATGACTGCACGGGAACTATTATGGGGAAATCAGGATGTGAACAATATTTTGAAGATAGTATAACTTTTACTGAAACCCCATACTGTGAGTTAGTAGGAGTAAGAATTATTGAAGACGATATAAATGCAGATCCTATAAAATGTCATCCAGATTCAAAAGTACAACTTTACAATAAGATAATAGAAAAAATGGTATTATATGTTAAAATTAAAGTATTACAAGTGCAACAGGTAAATATTCCACTTACTCATACAGTTAAACCAGATTGCACTACAACTCAGTATTCCGATTACGAAAAGTAAATATATAAACATTTAGGTATAGCCGTGCATCTAAAGAAGATATTATTCTTTGAATGCACGGTTATTTATTATAGCAGATATATTATATATTTAATGATATTTAAGTAACGCTTATTCTATTTTCTACATAGTATGTAGAAGGTCATAAGACCTCAATAAAAGGAGGAATTACCTTTGGAAAAAAATCAAGTTGTATACCCTTGCGATAATTGTGGTAAAATTATTACTTCACAAACATTACCTTTAAGTAGTGGAACTACTATTACACCAGTTGGTATAAGAGGCCCTCTAGTAGCTAAAATACCTGTAGTACTCGGCGAAAGAGAGATTCAAATAGATGTTGAAGCTGTGTTTAAATTAAACGAGCCATTTTTTGAAATTAAAAGAATAAAGAAAAATGTATATTTAACTCAATGTAAATTGCTACCTAGATCTGGCGTAATTGCTGCAGATGGAACTCTAGTATCCGGAAAATTATTTATAGGTGGATTCGTAAGAAAAAATATAGAATACGCTACCGCTGACTGTGTAGAAAAAGAAATTGTAAGTGGTAGAATCGCTCATACAACAATAGATGTACCATTTACAGCTGTAACAGAAGTTGTATATACAGTACCACCAGTAGTTAAGGTTCGCGGAGTCCAAAAAGAAATAGATTTATTAAGTAGTTGTGGATGTAATGACTGTACGGGCACAATTATGGGGAAATCAGGATGTGAACAATATCTTGAAGATAATATAACTTTTACTGAAAGCCCATACTGTGAATTAGAAGGAATAAGGATTTTTGAAGACGATATTAATACAGATCCTTTATACCATAAAACTAATTCAAAAGTACAACTTTATAATAAAGTAGTAGAAAAAATGGTTGTATATATTAGAGTCAAAGTATTACAATTACAGCAGGTAAATATTCCGGTTGTTCACCGTTGCGATGATGACGACGAGTAAAGAGCCCTTATAAACACTTAATAATAACCGTTTTTCTAAAAAAATATTATTCTTTAGAAAGACGGTTATTTAAATATAATCAATATAATAAAGGAGCATTCTTCAATGAAATCAGACAATAACAATGACAAATTGGGAATGATAAAGTTGCTTATTATTTTGAACATGTTACAACAACCCAATTGTATTATAAATTTTAATAAAACATCAAAGAAAAACTCAAGAAATATTAAACATAAAAATAAAAAATTAGATAATTTAATTGTAAAAAAAAATGCGAAAGATAAAATTAATTCAGAATTAATACTACCTATAGAGCAAGTAATCGTTGAAGAGGATTCAGAATTAATACTACCTATAGAGCAAGTAATTATTGAGGAGGATTTAGAATTAATACTACCTATAGAGCAAGTAATTATTGAAGAGGATTTAGAATTAATACTACCTATACAAGAAGTAACTATTAAAGAGGATTCGAAATTTATAACTCCTATTTGTGATAGATTAAGTAATGAAAAAATCTTTATTATTTCAAAACTAATACAACGATTATATTATAGTGAATTGAGAAATAAAACATTGCAAAACTGTTTAATAGATATTAAGCGTGAAAATAATGTTGCAGCAAATAAGTCAAGTTTGATTAGAAATTCAAAAGATAAATTGGAGACAACATACATACTTCCATCGCAAGAAGTAATTATTAAAGATGATAATGAATGTATAAAGAAAAAAGACGATAGTGATATCACTATCAATGATGTTTATAAAATTCATGAGAATATAAATAATGATTACTGTGAAACTTTAATATCAACACTACCAATCATAATAGCCCAAAAAAATATAGATATTCCTATTGAATCAACATTTAGATTGGAAAATGCTGCATTAGATATAAAAAATATGAAGAAGGACGTATATTTAACTAGTAGTAAGTTACTACCTATGTTTGAAAAAGATGATATTTTTCCATCATTGAATGGAAAACTTTTTTTAGAGGGTTTTGTTAGAAATAAAATAGACTTTTCTATAGCAAAAGGTGTTTATGATAACATAATTAATCTAGATACTGAATGCGTTATAATTTATATCCCATTTAAATGTACCACTTTAATCAACTGTAGGGTTCGCCCAGTTTTCTCAAAAGGAAAGGGTCTAGATTATATACCCATTTATATATCATCAGATTGTTTAAATATCAATAATGATTTTAATGAATATTTAAACGAAAAAAATGCTCAATGTAGTGAGTATATTAATTGCGATATTACACCTATAAATTGTAATATAGAAAGGGTAAAAATTTATGAAACATATACACTGGTTGATAGAAAACCTTTTATTAAAAAATTTCCTTTTGAAATGAATTTTAATACTATTAAAGAGAATATAATATTAAATCTTTCATTAACATTGATTCAAAAACAAGATATATCAATTAATCATAGTAAGAATTCTAGGTGATAACATATAAAATGACAAGGAAACATAGACAAATAAGCAAAAATGTGTTATATTTGTACAATGCAATATAACTTTGTCGATTTTTAAAATAATTAGTAAATAAACTAACAAGTAGATATTTTGGTGATATTTATACAAAATTTAATTTTGAAAATCGGATATTAGTAATATAAATAATAGATAAGTTGTAGTTGTATTATTATGAATCAAATTAAAAGGGGACCTATTAATTATGGAAAATAACAACAGTCAAGTTCAAAATGGCGATATTAATAATCAACCAATGACATTTAAGGACTGGATACTTACTGATTTATTGCTACTAATACCTATAGCAAATTTAGTGTTAATGTTCGTTTGGGCATTTGGTAAAGATGTAAATAAAAGCAAAAAAGCGTTCTTTCAAGCACAGCTAATTATGTGTGCAATAGGATTGGTAATATATATTATATTTTTTGCTACTATAATAGCTTCTATAATGAATAGAGGTTATTAAATAGCAATTCTAACTGTTATAATAATAGGACTATGATTACTTTAAATAAATAATAGTAAGCCCACATCTTATGGTAAGGTGTGGGTTATTTTATGCTTATGATAAATTATGAATTTATGCCTTCCTATACTTTTTAAGAGCTATGGTGTTTAATATAAGAAATAGTAATGCATAGCCTATAAGAATTAGTACATCATATCTAACGTCTATTAGACTCTTTCCCCTTAGCATAACATCCTTTAATGCTTCTGCACCATAAGTCATAGGGAATACTTTTGATAATATCTTTGCCCAGACCGGTGAGTTTCTCAAATCAAATATACCACTAAACATAATTTGTGGAACTATTACTATAGGGATAAATTGAAATAATTGAAATTCATTACGTGCAAAGGCAGATAAGAGAGTTCCAAGTGCTAAAGATCCTGAGGCAAGTACCAAATTTATTACAAGCACTGCCCAAAAGCTACCTACCATGGGCACGTTAAGGCCATATACACTAAAAATCTGAAGTATTATAGTCTGAATGGCTACAAAGGATCCAAACCCTAGGAAATATCCTAAAACTATCTCCCACCTTTTTAGGGGAGTGGCAAGAATTCTATCAAGTGTTCCGCTTATTCTTTCTCTCAAAAATGCAACACCTGCTATTAAAAATACGAAAAAGAAGATAAAGAAACCCATAAGGATTGGAGCCATGGAATCAAAGGCTCCCATATCCATAGAACCATGTAAAAAACTAATTTCAGGCTTTTGAGTAGTACTATTTAAAGAAAGCTTGTTTAGCGTGTTAATAACAAGGCTGGTTATAGATGGGTCAGCGCCATCTAGTGTAACCTTTGGTTTATTGCCAATAAAAACAATATAGGCATCTGTACTTTTATCATTCAAATTTTTCAATGCGAGTTCTTCGTTAGAAACTTTATTAACATTGGCAAAGGTTTGTAGTTTTTCTACATAAATAGGTGGTGCTGAAATAAGATCAATATTTGGGGTTGTGGTTGCGGAGCTGAGAATAGCACTTAAAAGATACATTACAAAAACTGGAGCAACAAACATTAGAGCGATAGATCTTTTGTCACCGCGAAGTTGTTTTATTAATCTTTTAGCAATCGATAATACTCTCATAGGTGATTCACCGTCCCTTCTTTTCCATAATAGAGAAATGCGCCTTCAACCGTGCTTTCTCCAGATTTTTCTTTTAATTCATCAGGGGTGCCAATTGCAATTAGCCCACCGTTTCTAATTAGAGCAAGCCTATCACAATGTTCAGCTTCATCCATAACATGGGTAGTTATAATTATTGTCACTTCTTCTTTTCTTAAGCGCTCAAATTCATTCCAAAATTGGAGCCTAAGAACTGGATCAATTCCTACGGTAGGTTCATCAAGAATAAGTAGTTCTGGTTTGTGAACTAAGGCTATAGCAAGGGATAATCTTCTTTTCATTCCACCAGAAAAATTCTTAACTAGTTTTTTACATTCATCACGAAGAAGAACCAATTCTAAAACCTCAATTGCTCTTTGTTTTGCAAATTTGCCCTTGAGGCCATATAAGGATGCAAAAAATAATATATTATCAAGAGCGGTTAAGTCTTCATATAGTGCGTCACTCTGAGCCATATATCCAATTCTTGAAACTACAGCTAGTGATGGCATTTTAGTATCAAGTACGCATACAGAGCCATTTGTAGGTTCACTCATTCCAACAATAGATTTTATCAAAGTTGTTTTACCAGAACCAGATGGTCCAAGGAGGCCAAGTATCTCTCCTTTCTTTACATCCAAATTAATATTTTCGAGTACAACAAATTTTCCGAATTGTTGCCTATAATTTTCTATTTTAATAATATTTTCATTATTCATTTATTCCTCGCTCCTTTTTACTCCTATTCCATTTATTAAAATATCCACTATTTTTTCTATATCTTTTTCATCTCCATCAGTCGTAAATACCTCTGGAAATAAATTACTTAATATAGAATAACCTGCAAGCAAACTAATTAAGCTCCTTGTCATAAGCCTGGGTTCAATTTCTCTTAAATTTCCTTTTTCTATATTGCTTTTAAAAAAGTTATCAACTATAGGCATAAGTTTCGGTGCAATTTCCTTTTGAAGGGGTTCTAATAATTCTGGATGGTAAAACGATTCAATCATAACAGTTTTTACCAGAGGTCCATTTCTCTTAATCAAAGCCATTCTATCCATCATTATATTTTTCAATACTACATTTATGGACTCATTTTTTTTATTATCCATAATTTTTTCCATGGATTTAAACATAAGAGGCCTAAAAAATTTTACTATTAGGGGCATTAGTAAACCAACTAATAAATCTTTTTTAGTTTTAAAATATCTAAAAATTGTCCCCTCAGATATGTTTGCCTCTTTTGCGATATCACTAGTTCGACCTCCCTCGAAGCCCTTTTCAGAAAAAATCTTTGTTGCAGCATCTAAAATATCCCATTGCCTTTTTGATATTTCATCTTCCGGTAGGGTTTCATCAAACAAGTAACTATATAATTTTTTATCATCTGTCACTAATACCAACTCCTTATAAGTTATCATTCTAAAAACAATGAATGAGTGACTACTCACTTTTTATTATAACGCTAAAATGCACTTTGTCAATTTAAAAATAATTCTTTACTTTATTTTACATTTATGACATAATATAAATTGGGAATTGTTTTTATTTGTATTTATTAGAATATAATTAAACTTACAAAAGGAGGATAATTATTCAAAAAAAGTTAAAAAAAGTTGAGTATTATTATTCAAAGTGGTAGTATGTACTTGTATTATCCTAAATTCTTCATTAAATTATATTAGTTTCTGAATGTAACTTATTCAATCTGGAACTTAGGTACCACTTAATTTATAATTTTAGGGAGGTAGTGTTTATGAATACTAACAAAACTGACAAAATTGTAAAGGTTTCAATTCTAAGTAGTGTAATTTTAGCTTCATTATCACCGGTTATTGCATATGCAGATGAATCGAATTTGAAGATTCCAGAGTTATCATCTAGTCAAAATGGAACACTTATGATGGGACTCGTAATTTGTCTTTTGGGTATGGCATTTGGTTTTTATCAATTTTTAAGGGTAAAGAAAATTAGAGCACATAAATCAATGCTTGATGTTTCCGCTATTATATTTGAAACATGCAAAACTTACTTAATTCAGCAAGGTAAATTTATTGCAATCTTATTTCTTCTTATAGGTAGTATTATTGCATTTTACTTTGGTTACTTGCAAGGAACTAGCTTTGGTGGCGTATTATTAGTGCTTGGCTGGACTATTGTTGGTATACTCGGGTCTTATGGTGTTGCTTGGTATGGCATAAGGATGAATACGTTTGCAAATAGTAGAATGGCATTTGCTTCATTAAAGGGTAAACCTTTAAACCTTGTAAATATTCCTCTTGATGCAGGTATGAGCATTGGAGTACTTTTAATTTGTGTCGAACTCTTTATGATGCTTGTAATATTAATTTTTGTTCCACGTAGCCTTGCAGGTGCAAGCTTTATCGGATTTGCAATTGGTGAGTCATTGGGAGCAAGTGCATTACGTATTGCCGGTGGTATTTTTACAAAAATTGCCGACATTGGATCAGATCTTATGAAAATTGCTTTCAAGATTAAGGAAGATGACCCTAGAAATCCAGGAGTTATTGCAGATTGTACTGGAGATAATGCAGGAGATAGTGTTGGCCCTACTGCTGATGGATTTGAGACTTATGGAGTAACAGGAGTTGCTTTAATCTCATTTATTGTTCTTGCGGTTGGTATGGCATTTCCAGAGGCTGATAGATTAATACTTCAGTCTACACTTCTTACATGGATTTTTACAATGCGTATATTGATGGTTGTTACGTCAATTGCAGCATTTTATATAAATAGAGCTTATAGTGATATGAAATACAGTAATACAGATGATCTTGATTTTGAACAACCTCTAACAAATCTTATTTGGATTTCATCAATACTATCAATAATTGTTATTTTTGTAGTTAGTTACTTAATTCTTGGACCTGGTACTCAGGTTGCATTAACCGCAAATTCTAATAGTATTTGGTATGTACTAGCTATAATTATTAGTTGTGGTACTTTGGGAGGAGCACTTATTCCTGAGGTTACTAAAATATTTACTAGTGGTAAATCAAAACATGTACAAGAAGTTGTTACAGCATCAAGAGAAGGCGGAGCTTCATTAAACATTCTTTCAGGACTTGTTGCTGGTAACTTCAGTGCATTCTGGCAGGGGATGGTATTTGTACTATTAATGTTTGTAGCATATATTGCAAGTACACTCGGCTTAAAAGATATAATGATATACCCTTCAGTTTTTGCGTTTGGTTTAGTTGCTTTTGGATTACTAAGTATGGGTCCAGTTACTATTGCAGTAGATAGTTATGGCCCAGTAACTGATAACGCACAATCAATTTATGAACTATCACTTATTGAAACTATTCCTAATATTTCGAAAGAAATAGAAAGAGATTTTGGTTTCAAACCAGATTTTGAAAAAGCAAAATATTACCTTGAAGCTAATGATGGTGCAGGAAATACATTCAAAGCAACTGCAAAACCTGTACTTATTGGTACAGCTGTTGTTGGAGCCACTACAATGATTTTTTCGCTTATTCTAGTTATTCAAGATGTATTAAAGGTTAAACCTGAAACTATCCTTAATGTACTTAACCCCTACACTTTATTTGGATTTATGTGTGGTGGTGCGATAATCTATTGGTTTACAGGGGCATCTACTCAGGCAGTTTCTACAGGTGCCTATAGGGCGGTAGAATTTATCAAGAAAAATATAGAATTGGATGAGGATGCAGATCAAAGGGCATCTACAGAAAAATCTAAGGAAGTTGTTAAAATTTGTACTCAATATGCACAGAAGGGAATGTTTAATATATTTGTTGCGATATTCTCATTTGCACTAGCATTTGCATTTTTCTCAGCTCCTAGAGGTAATAACACTGAGCCAGTAGCATTCTTTGTTGCTTACCTTATATCTATAGCAGTTTTTGGTTTATATCAGGCTATATTTATGGCAAATGCAGGTGGATGTTGGGATAATGCTAAAAAGGTTGTTGAAGTTGATTTAGATGAGAAAGGTACTCCGCTTCATGATGCTTGTGTTATTGGTGACACAGTTGGAGACCCTTTCAAAGATACTTCATCAGTAGCATTAAATCCGATAATCAAATTTACGACATTATTTGGAATGCTTGCTATGGAAATTGCTATATCAGAAAGATTCAGAGCTGTAGCTCCATACATTGGAGCAATATTCTTTATAATCGCGATTATATTTGTATGGCGTTCATTCTATGGAATGAGAATTAAAAATTAATGTTAGTTTAAATTTACAAAGGACCAGATTTTATTTTGAATCTGGTCCTTTGTATTTTATGTTGTTTGCTATTCTACGTTATTTATTAGATTGATTTTTGTGGAATCCAGCAAGCAAAAACTGTACTATTATCCTCTGAAAATATTCTTACTTCACCTTTATGCTTCTTTATTACTAAATTAACAATACTAAGGCCTAGGCCCACACCATTACTTGTCTTTTTACTCCTAGAGTCATCACACTGGTAAAAAGGCAAAAATACTTTATCCTTATCCTCTTTTGGAATGATTACTCCATCATTTTTAATTAAAAGTACAAAGCCCTCACTTTTTATAAGATTTAGTTCCTCGATATCCTTACGTCCAAGCCTCTCTGCAAGTTTCGCATCTCTAATTGAAAAAGCACCCATGTAGATATTCCCGCTTTTAGGAGTGTATCTTAGAGCATTTGACATCAAATTGTCTACTACTCTTGTCATTTGGTTTACATCTACCTTATATTTACCCTGAAGGCTTATTTCACATATAAGCTTAATTTCATTCT
Encoded here:
- a CDS encoding CsxC family protein, whose translation is MEKNQTTHPCDNCGEIISSKTLPLSSGVTIIPSGISGPLVAKIPVIIGETEIQIDIEAEFNLNEPFYEIKRIKKNVYLTQCKLLPRSGVVAADGTLISGKLFISGFVRKNIEYATADCIGDKVVSGRIAHTTIDVPFTAVTELEYSVPPVISVRGVQTEIDLLSSCGCNDCTGTIMGKSGCEQYFEDSITFTETPYCELVGVRIIEDDINADPIKCHPDSKVQLYNKIIEKMVLYVKIKVLQVQQVNIPLTHTVKPDCTTTQYSDYEK
- a CDS encoding CsxC family protein — its product is MEKNQVVYPCDNCGKIITSQTLPLSSGTTITPVGIRGPLVAKIPVVLGEREIQIDVEAVFKLNEPFFEIKRIKKNVYLTQCKLLPRSGVIAADGTLVSGKLFIGGFVRKNIEYATADCVEKEIVSGRIAHTTIDVPFTAVTEVVYTVPPVVKVRGVQKEIDLLSSCGCNDCTGTIMGKSGCEQYLEDNITFTESPYCELEGIRIFEDDINTDPLYHKTNSKVQLYNKVVEKMVVYIRVKVLQLQQVNIPVVHRCDDDDE
- a CDS encoding ABC transporter permease yields the protein MRVLSIAKRLIKQLRGDKRSIALMFVAPVFVMYLLSAILSSATTTPNIDLISAPPIYVEKLQTFANVNKVSNEELALKNLNDKSTDAYIVFIGNKPKVTLDGADPSITSLVINTLNKLSLNSTTQKPEISFLHGSMDMGAFDSMAPILMGFFIFFFVFLIAGVAFLRERISGTLDRILATPLKRWEIVLGYFLGFGSFVAIQTIILQIFSVYGLNVPMVGSFWAVLVINLVLASGSLALGTLLSAFARNEFQLFQFIPIVIVPQIMFSGIFDLRNSPVWAKILSKVFPMTYGAEALKDVMLRGKSLIDVRYDVLILIGYALLFLILNTIALKKYRKA
- a CDS encoding ABC transporter ATP-binding protein, with protein sequence MNNENIIKIENYRQQFGKFVVLENINLDVKKGEILGLLGPSGSGKTTLIKSIVGMSEPTNGSVCVLDTKMPSLAVVSRIGYMAQSDALYEDLTALDNILFFASLYGLKGKFAKQRAIEVLELVLLRDECKKLVKNFSGGMKRRLSLAIALVHKPELLILDEPTVGIDPVLRLQFWNEFERLRKEEVTIIITTHVMDEAEHCDRLALIRNGGLIAIGTPDELKEKSGESTVEGAFLYYGKEGTVNHL
- a CDS encoding TetR/AcrR family transcriptional regulator, whose protein sequence is MTDDKKLYSYLFDETLPEDEISKRQWDILDAATKIFSEKGFEGGRTSDIAKEANISEGTIFRYFKTKKDLLVGLLMPLIVKFFRPLMFKSMEKIMDNKKNESINVVLKNIMMDRMALIKRNGPLVKTVMIESFYHPELLEPLQKEIAPKLMPIVDNFFKSNIEKGNLREIEPRLMTRSLISLLAGYSILSNLFPEVFTTDGDEKDIEKIVDILINGIGVKRSEE
- a CDS encoding sodium-translocating pyrophosphatase yields the protein MNTNKTDKIVKVSILSSVILASLSPVIAYADESNLKIPELSSSQNGTLMMGLVICLLGMAFGFYQFLRVKKIRAHKSMLDVSAIIFETCKTYLIQQGKFIAILFLLIGSIIAFYFGYLQGTSFGGVLLVLGWTIVGILGSYGVAWYGIRMNTFANSRMAFASLKGKPLNLVNIPLDAGMSIGVLLICVELFMMLVILIFVPRSLAGASFIGFAIGESLGASALRIAGGIFTKIADIGSDLMKIAFKIKEDDPRNPGVIADCTGDNAGDSVGPTADGFETYGVTGVALISFIVLAVGMAFPEADRLILQSTLLTWIFTMRILMVVTSIAAFYINRAYSDMKYSNTDDLDFEQPLTNLIWISSILSIIVIFVVSYLILGPGTQVALTANSNSIWYVLAIIISCGTLGGALIPEVTKIFTSGKSKHVQEVVTASREGGASLNILSGLVAGNFSAFWQGMVFVLLMFVAYIASTLGLKDIMIYPSVFAFGLVAFGLLSMGPVTIAVDSYGPVTDNAQSIYELSLIETIPNISKEIERDFGFKPDFEKAKYYLEANDGAGNTFKATAKPVLIGTAVVGATTMIFSLILVIQDVLKVKPETILNVLNPYTLFGFMCGGAIIYWFTGASTQAVSTGAYRAVEFIKKNIELDEDADQRASTEKSKEVVKICTQYAQKGMFNIFVAIFSFALAFAFFSAPRGNNTEPVAFFVAYLISIAVFGLYQAIFMANAGGCWDNAKKVVEVDLDEKGTPLHDACVIGDTVGDPFKDTSSVALNPIIKFTTLFGMLAMEIAISERFRAVAPYIGAIFFIIAIIFVWRSFYGMRIKN